In Chrysoperla carnea chromosome 2, inChrCarn1.1, whole genome shotgun sequence, the following proteins share a genomic window:
- the LOC123292107 gene encoding myosin heavy chain, muscle isoform X4: MPKVVKQEGDDPDPTPYLFVSLEQKRIDQTKPYDAKKTCWVPDDKEGFVLGEIKATKGDQVTVTVPGGEDKVFKKELVTQVNPPKYEKAEDMSNLTYLNDASVLHNLKQRYYHKLIYTYSGLFCVAINPYKRFPVYTLRCAKLYRGKRRNEVPPHIFAISDGAYVNMLTNHENQSMLITGESGAGKTENTKKVIAYFATVGASSKKDQASEKKGSLEDQVVQTNPVLEAFGNAKTVRNDNSSRFGKFIRIHFGPSGKLAGADIETYLLEKARVISQQSLERSYHIFYQMMSGSVEGLKQMCLLTKDVSEYYFIAQGKTAIPGVDDGEEMCITDQAFDILGFTKQEKDDIYKITAAVMHMGSMKFKQRGREEQAEADGTEDGEKVAQLLGVDCGELYKALLKPRIKVGNEFVTQGRNKDQVAYSVGAMSKGMFDRLFKFLVKKCNETLDTKQKRQHFIGVLDIAGFEIFDFNGFEQLCINFTNEKLQQFFNHHMFVLEQEEYKKEGIVWTFIDFGMDLLACIDLIEKPMGILSILEEESMFPKATDRTFEEKLNNNHLGKSPNFLKPKPPKPGQAAAHFAIGHYAGNVPYNITGWLEKNKDPLNDTVVDLYKKGTNALLREIFADHPGQSGTAAEAKGAGRGKKGGGFATVSSAYKEQLNNLMTTLRSTQPHFVRCIIPNELKQPGVIDSHLVMHQLTCNGVLEGIRICRKGFPNRMVYPDFKLRYKILNPAPVDKESDIKKAAALILESTSLDPDMYRLGHTKVFFRAGVLGQMEELRDERLSKILSWMQSWIRGYLSRKDFIKLQEQRLALQVVQRNLRKYLQLRTWPWWKLWQKVKPLLNVTRVEDELAKLEEKAQKAQEAFEREEKARKELEVLHAKLLEEKTALLGQLAGEKGSLGEITEKANKLAAQKADLESQLHDTQDRLTSEEDARQQLAQAKKKLEQELAGLKKDVEDLELTVQKTEQDKATKDHQIRNLNDEIAHQDELINKLNKEKKNQGEINQKTAEELQAAEDKVNHLNKVKAKLEQTLDELEDSLEREKKLRGDVEKSKRKVEGDLKLTQEAVADLERNKKELEQTVQRKDKEISSLSAKLEDEQSLVGKTQKQIKELQARIEELEEEVEAERQARAKAEKQRADLARELEELGERLEEAGGATSAQIELNKKREAELSKLRRDLEESNIQHEGTLANLRKKHNDAVAEMGEQIDQLNKMKARAEKEKAQYFGELNDLRAGVDHLANEKAAAEKIAKQLTQQLNDVQGKLDETNRTLNDFDAAKKKLSIENSDLLRQLEEAESQVSQLSKIKISLTTQLEDTKRLADEEGRERATLLGKFRNLEHDLDNLREQVEEEAEGKADLQRQLSKANAEAQLWRSKYESEGVARAEELEEAKRKLQARLAEAEETIESLNQKCLALEKTKQRLATEVEDLSLEVDRATAIANAAEKKQKAFDKIIGEWKLKVDDLAAELDASQKECRNYSTELFRLKGAYEEGQEQLEAVRRENKNLADEVKDLLDQIGEGGRNIHEIEKARKRLEAEKDELQAALEEAEAALEQEENKVLRAQLELSQVRQEIDRRIQEKEEEFENTRKNHQRALDSMQASLEAEAKGKAEALRMKKKLEADINELEIALDHANKANAEAQKNIKRYQQQLKDVQTALEEEQRARDDAREQLGISERRANALQNELEESRTLLEQADRGRRQAEQELADAHDQLNELSAQNASVSAAKRKLESELQTLHSDLDELLNEAKNSEEKAKKAMVDAARLADELRAEQDHAQTQEKLRKALETQIKELQVRLDEAEANALKGGKKAIQKLEQRVRELENELDGEQRRHADAQKNLRKSERRIKELSFQSEEDRKNHERMQDLVDKLQQKIKTYKRQIEEAEEIAALNLAKFRKAQQELEEAEERADLAEQAISKFRAKGRAGSTARGASPAPHRSLARPQLDGLSFPPRFDLHPEGEI, translated from the exons ATGCCGAAAGTCGTAAAACAGGAAGGAGATGATCCCGATCCAACTCCATACCTGTTTGTATCTCTCGAACAAAAACGTATCGATCAAACAAAGCCCTACGATGCCAAGAAAACATGCTGGGTGCCGGACGACAAAGAAGGTTTTGTTCTCGGTGAGATCAAAGCCACCAAAGGTGATCAAGTCACCGTAACCGTTCCCGGTGGTGAG gaCAAAGTCTTCAAGAAAGAACTCGTAACACAAGTCAATCcaccaaaatatgaaaaagctgaggatatgtcaaatttgacataccTTAACGATGCCTCTGTACTTCATAATCTTAAACAGAGATATTACCATAAACTTATTTAC ACATACTCAGGTCTCTTCTGTGTTGCTATCAACCCTTATAAGAGATTCCCTGTATACACACTTCGTTGTGCTAAATTATACCGTGGTAAAAGGCGTAATGAAGTTCCACCACATATTTTCGCTATTTCTGACGGTGCCTACGTTAACATGTTAACTA ACCATGAAAATCAATCTATGTTGATTAC TGGTGAATCTGGTGCCGGTAAAACTGAAAACACGAAGAAAGTAATTGCTTACTTCGCCACCGTTGGTGCCTCATCCAAAAAAGACCAAGCTTCTGAAAAGAAGGGAAGTTTAGAAGATCAAGTCGTACAAACTAACCCTGTACTTGAAGCTTTCGGTAACGCTAAGACCGTGCGTAATGACAACTCTTCACGTTTC GGTAAATTCATCCGTATTCATTTCGGTCCATCTGGTAAATTGGCTGGTGCTGATATTGAAACTT ACTTGCTTGAAAAAGCTCGTGTCATCTCTCAACAATCTCTTGAACGGTCCTACCACATTTTCTACCAAATGATGTCTGGATCCGTTGAAGGATTAAAAC AAATGTGCCTCTTAACCAAGGACGTAAGCGAATACTACTTCATTGCACAAGGAAAAACTGCCATTCCTGGAGTTGATGATGGCGAGGAAATGTGTATTACTGAT CAAGCCTTCGATATTCTTGGTTTCACCAAACAAGAAAAGGATGATATTTACAAGATCACCGCCGCTGTTATGCACATGGGTTCCATGAAATTCAAACAACGTGGTCGTGAAGAACAAGCTGAAGCTGATGGCACAGAG gATGGTGAAAAAGTTGCTCAACTTTTGGGTGTTGACTGTGGTGAATTATACAAAGCTTTACTTAAGCCACGTATTAAGGTCGGTAATGAATTCGTCACCCAAGGTCGTAACAAGGATCAAGTAGCCTACTCTGTTGGTGCTATGTCAAAGGGTATGTTTGATCGTCTCTTCAAATTCTTGGTCAAGAAATGTAACGAAACTCTTGACACCAAACAAAAACGTCAACACTTCATTGGTGTACTGGATATTGCTGGTTTCGAAATCTTCGac TTCAACGGTTTTGAACAACTTTGTATTAACTTCACCAATGAAAAACTTCAACAATTTTTCAACCATCACATGTTCGTACTCGAACAAGAAGAATATAAAAAGGAAGGAATTGTCTGGACCTTTATTGATTTCGGAATGGACTTGCTTGCTTGCATTGACCTTATTGAAAAG cCTATGGGTATCTTGTCCATCCTTGAAGAAGAATCTATGTTCCCCAAAGCTACTGACAGAACCTTTGAGGAAAAATTGAACAACAACCATTTGGGTAAATCACCAAACTTCTTGAAACCAAAACCACCAAAACCAGGTCAAGCTGCCGCTCACTTCGCTATTGGGCATTATGCTGGTAATGTACCATACAACATAACCGGTTGGTTAGAAAAGAACAAGGATCCCTTGAACGACACTGTTGTCGATTTATACAAGAAGGGTACAAATGCACTTTTACGTGAAATCTTCGCTGATCATCCAGGTCAATCTGGTACAGCTGCTGAAGCTAAAG GAGCTGGTCGTGGTAAGAAGGGTGGTGGTTTCGCCACTGTATCTTCTGCCTATaag GAACAATTGAACAACTTGATGACCACTTTGAGATCAACTCAACCTCACTTCGTCCGTTGTATCATCCCCAATGAATTGAAACAACCTG GTGTCATTGACTCACATCTTGTTATGCATCAATTGACATGTAACGGTGTACTTGAAGGTATCCGTATTTGTCGTAAAGGTTTCCCCAACAGGATGGTGTACCCAGATTTCAAACTTCg ATACAAGATCCTCAACCCTGCCCCCGTAGACAAAGAATCTGATATTAAGAAAGCAGCTGCACTCATCTTGGAATCAACTTCTCTTGATCCTGATATGTACCGTTTGGGACACACCAAG GTATTCTTCCGTGCTGGTGTCTTGGGTCAAATGGAAGAACTTCGTGATGAACGTCTTTCTAAGATCCTTTCTTGGATGCAATCATGGATTCGTGGTTACCTCTCAAGAAAAGACTTCATCAAATTACAAGAACAACG tcTTGCCTTACAAGTTGTACAACGTAACTTGCGCAAATACTTGCAACTCCGTACCTGGCCATGGTGGAAATTGTGGCAAAAGGTCAAACCTCTTCTCAACGTCACCAGAGTCGAGGACGAACTTGCc AAATTGGAAGAGAAAGCCCAAAAAGCACAAGAAGCTTTTGAACGTGAAGAAAAAGCACGTAAAGAACTTGAAGTACTTCATGCAAAATTGTTGGAAGAAAAGACCGCTCTCTTGGGTCAATTGGCTGGTGAAAAAGGATCTTTAGGTGAAATCACCGAAAAGGCTAACAAACTCGCAGCTCAAAAGGCTGACTTAGAATCACAATTACAT gaTACTCAAGACCGTCTTACCTCAGAGGAAGATGCTCGTCAACAACTTGCTCAAGCTAAAAAGAAGTTGGAACAAGAGCTTGCTGGTTTGAAGAAAGATGTTGAAGATCTTGAATTAACTGTTCAAAAAACTGAACAAGACAAAGCCACCAAAGACCATCAAATCCGCAATTTGAATGATGAGATCGCACACCAAGATGAACTCATCAACAAATTGAACAAAGAAAAGAAGAACCAAGGTGAAATTAACCAAAAAACAGCTGAAGAACTTCAAGCCGCCGAAGACAAGGTTAACCATTTGAACAAAGTCAAGGCTAAACTTGAACAAACTTTGGATGAACTTGAAGATTCATTGGAACGTGAAAAGAAATTACGTGgtgatgttgaaaaatcaaagagGAAGGTAGAAGGTGACCTTAAACTTACCCAAGAAGCTGTTGCTGACTTAGAACGCAACAAGAAAGAACTTGAACAAACTGTTCAACGTAAAGACAAAGAAATCTCATCATTGTCTGCCAAATTGGAAGATGAACAATCCCTTGTTGgcaaaacacaaaaacaaatcaAGGAATTGCAAGCTCGCATTGAAGAACTTGAAGAAGAAGTTGAAGCTGAACGTCAAGCACGTGCCAAGGCTGAAAAACAACGTGCCGATTTGGCCCGCGAACTTGAAGAACTTGGTGAACGTCTTGAAGAAGCTGGTGGTGCAACATCTGCCCAAATTGAGCTCAACAAGAAACGTGAAGCTGAACTCAGCAAACTTCGTCGTGACCTCGAAGAATCTAACATCCAACATGAAGGTACATTGGCTAACTTACGTAAGAAGCACAATGACGCCGTAGCTGAAATGGGAGAACAAATTGACCAACTCAACAAAATGAAAGCCcg aGCTGAAAAAGAAAAGGCCCAATACTTCGGTGAATTGAACGATCTCCGTGCTGGAGTTGACCATCTTGCAAACGAGAAG gCCGCTGCAGAAAAGATTGCTAAACAACTTACACAACAACTTAATGACGTACAAGGCAAATTAGACGAAACCAATCGCACACTTAATGACTTCGATGCCGCCAAGAAGAAGCTTTCAATTGAAAACTCTGACTTACTCCGTCAACTCGAAGAAGCCGAATCACAAGTCTCCCAACTTTCAAAGATCAAGATTTCATTGACCACACAACTCGAAGACACCAAACGTCTTGCTGATGAAGAAGGTCGTGAACGTGCTACTTTACTCGGCAAATTCCGTAACTTGGAACACGATTTGGACAACCTTCGTGAACAAGTTGAAGAAGAAGCTGAAGGTAAAGCTGACTTACAACGCCAACTCAGCAAAGCTAATGCTGAAGCTCAATTATGGAGATCTAAATACGAATCTGAAGGAGTTGCCCGTGCTGAAGAACTTGAGGAAGCTAAACGCAAGTTACAAGCTCGTCTCGCTGAAGCCGAAGAAACAATTGAATCACTCAACCAAAAATGCTTGGCTCTTGAAAAGACCAAACAACGTCTTGCCACAGAAGTTGAAGATTTATCACTTGAAGTTGACCGTGCCACCGCTATTGCCAATGCTgctgaaaagaaacaaaaagcATTCGACAAAATCATTGGTGAATGGAAACTTAAAGTTGATGATCTTGCTGCTGAACTTGATGCCAGCCAAAAGGAATGCCGTAACTACTCCACTGAACTCTTCCGTCTCAAGGGAGCTTATGAAGAAGGACAAGAACAACTTGAAGCTGTCCGCCGTGAAAACAAGAACTTGGCTGATGAAGTCAAAGACTTACTCGACCAAATTGGAGAAGGTGGCCGCAACATCCATGAAATTGAAAAAGCAAGAAAACGTCTTGAAGCCGAAAAAGACGAACTTCAAGCCGCTCTTGAAGAAGCTGAAGCCGCTCTTGAACAAGAAGAAAACAAAGTACTTCGTGCTCAACTCGAATTATCTCAAGTACGTCAAGAAATTGACCGCCGCATCCAAGAGAAAGAAGAAGAATTCGAAAACACACGCAAAAACCACCAACGTGCATTGGACTCAATGCAAGCCTCCCTTGAAGCCGAAGCTAAAGGTAAGGCTGAGGCCCTTCGCATGAAGAAGAAGTTGGAAGCTGACATCAACGAATTGGAAATTGCTCTTGACCATGCCAACAAAGCTAACGCTGAAGCACAAAAGAACATCAAACGTTACCAACAACAACTTAAAGATGTTCAAACCGCTCTTGAAGAAGAACAACGTGCCCGCGATGATGCTCGTGAACAACTTGGTATTTCTGAACGTCGTGCTAACGCTCTTCAAAACGAACTTGAAGAATCTAGAACACTTTTGGAACAAGCTGACCGTGGCCGTCGTCAAGCCGAACAAGAATTGGCTGATGCTCATGATCAATTAAACGAATTATCAGCACAAAATGCTTCAGTTTCTGCTGCCAAGAGGAAACTCGAATCAGAACTCCAAACCTTACACTCCGACTTAGATGAACTTCTTAACGAAGCTAAGAACTCAGAAGAAAAGGCCAAGAAAGCCATGGTTGATGCTGCCAGATTAGCTGATGAGCTCCGTGCTGAACAAGACCACGCACAAACTCAAGAAAAATTACGAAAGGCTCTTGAAACACAAATCAAAGAATTGCAAGTACGATTGGATGAAGCCGAAGCTAACGCACTTAAAGGTGGAAAGAAAGCAATCCAAAAATTGGAACAACGTGTACGCGAATTAGAAAATGAACTTGATGGAGAACAAAGACGACATGCTGACGCACAAAAGAACTTACGTAAATCAGAACGTCGCATCAAGGAATTGAGCTTCCAATCTGAAGAAGACCGCAAGAACCACGAACGTATGCAAGATCTTGTAGACAAACTTCAACAAAAGATCAAAACATACAAGAGGCAGATCGAAGAAGCAGAAGAAATTGCTGCTCTCAATCTTGCCAAATTCCGAAAAGCACAACAAGAATTAGAAGAAGCCGAAGAACGAGCTGACTTAGCCGAACAAGCTATTTCCAAATTCCGTGCAAAGGGACGTGCCGGATCTACTGCCCGTGGTGCTAGCCCAGCG CCTCACCGATCGTTGGCTCGACCACAATTGGACGGATTAAGCTTCCCACCTAGGTTCGACCTCCATCCCGAAGGGGAAATCTAA